A window from Drosophila nasuta strain 15112-1781.00 chromosome 3, ASM2355853v1, whole genome shotgun sequence encodes these proteins:
- the LOC132788209 gene encoding uncharacterized protein LOC132788209: MPYINSGNCTYADNVQLNFVCDAKLTKTMWHRWSDNRVSKSEEYAVWESSKEKDAVVLVSFKKSKLFDYKTIKMDSLHYKIFGVENGKDVEIELKDGNTNCFAFGVRYVSDLRNHCLDLDYNPDDIVAYPIIHYSKPILNFFQPKGYANGHV; this comes from the coding sequence ATGCCGTACATTAATTCGGGCAATTGCACCTACGCAGATAATGTTCAGCTGAATTTTGTATGCGATGCCAAATTAACCAAAACAATGTGGCATCGTTGGAGTGATAATAGAGTCAGCAAATCGGAGGAATACGCTGTGTGGGAGAGTTCGAAGGAAAAGGATGCGGTTGTACTTGTCTCATTCAAGAAATCCAAGCTGTTTGACTACAAAACCATTAAAATGGACTCACTGCATTACAAGATATTTGGTGTCGAAAATGGCAAAGATGTTGAAATCGAATTGAAGGATGGCAACACGAattgctttgcctttggcGTACGCTATGTAAGCGATCTAAGAAACCATTGTCTGGACCTCGACTACAATCCAGATGATATTGTTGCATATCCCATAATCCACTATTCCAAGCCAATATTGAACTTCTTCCAACCGAAAGGTTATGCAAATGGGCATGTGtga